A portion of the Streptomyces sp. NBC_00376 genome contains these proteins:
- a CDS encoding ArsR/SmtB family transcription factor, whose protein sequence is MADDVFKALADPTRRRILDELVERDGQTLFEICTRLVTKHGLGLSRQAISQHLAVLESAGLVRTRRQGRYKFHDLNTQPLERIVTRWLRPGNPESTP, encoded by the coding sequence GTGGCGGATGATGTCTTCAAGGCGCTGGCCGACCCGACGCGTCGGCGCATCCTCGACGAGCTGGTGGAACGGGACGGCCAGACCCTGTTCGAGATATGCACACGGCTGGTGACCAAGCACGGTCTGGGGCTGTCCCGCCAGGCGATCAGCCAGCATCTGGCCGTACTGGAGTCCGCGGGCCTGGTCCGTACGCGGCGCCAGGGCCGCTACAAGTTCCACGACCTGAACACCCAACCCCTTGAGCGCATCGTGACCCGGTGGCTCAGGCCCGGCAATCCGGAGAGCACCCCATGA